From the genome of Novipirellula aureliae, one region includes:
- a CDS encoding AAA family ATPase: MSIEEEARVVEQIRAGREQINRELAKVIVGQKDVIEQLLICLFAGGHCLITGAPGLAKTLLVSSVSKVFHLKFQRIQFTPDLMPADITGTEILEQSEDGRRQLQFVKGPIFANVILADEINRTPPKTQAALLEAMQEHQVTATGRRYKLEEPFFVLATQNPIEMEGTYPLPEAQLDRFMFNVMIDYLPKEDELSVVLQTTSSRPDAIEPLFSGEDVIRFHEAVRKVPIANEVAAFAVRLAASTRPRREGTPEFINNWVSWGAGTRAAQTLVLGAKARALLNGKAHVSMEDIRALAQPTLRHRVLLSYKAEAEGVTIEDVIDQLLSTISKSVS; this comes from the coding sequence ATGTCGATTGAAGAGGAAGCTCGCGTTGTGGAACAGATCCGCGCGGGCCGAGAACAAATAAACCGCGAACTTGCCAAAGTGATCGTCGGTCAAAAGGATGTCATCGAACAGCTCTTGATCTGTTTGTTCGCAGGCGGGCATTGCCTGATTACGGGCGCTCCGGGACTCGCCAAAACGTTGCTGGTGAGCAGCGTTTCGAAGGTATTTCATCTCAAGTTTCAGCGTATTCAATTCACGCCTGATTTGATGCCAGCCGACATTACGGGCACGGAGATTCTGGAGCAATCCGAAGATGGACGCCGTCAGTTGCAGTTTGTCAAAGGCCCCATCTTTGCCAACGTGATCTTGGCGGACGAGATCAATCGGACGCCGCCGAAAACACAGGCCGCACTGCTCGAGGCGATGCAGGAGCATCAGGTCACTGCGACCGGTCGACGCTATAAACTGGAGGAGCCATTTTTTGTCTTGGCGACGCAGAATCCGATCGAGATGGAAGGAACTTATCCGTTGCCGGAAGCTCAGCTCGATCGCTTCATGTTCAATGTGATGATTGACTACTTGCCGAAGGAGGATGAATTATCGGTTGTGTTGCAGACGACATCGTCGCGGCCCGATGCGATTGAGCCGTTGTTTAGTGGAGAGGATGTGATTCGGTTTCATGAAGCGGTCCGAAAAGTACCCATCGCCAATGAGGTCGCCGCATTCGCCGTTCGACTAGCCGCTTCCACGCGGCCAAGACGAGAGGGCACGCCTGAGTTCATCAATAACTGGGTGAGCTGGGGTGCCGGGACGCGGGCCGCGCAAACTTTGGTGCTGGGAGCGAAGGCACGCGCCTTGCTCAATGGAAAAGCGCACGTCAGCATGGAAGACATTCGCGCACTCGCACAACCGACACTGCGGCATCGCGTGCTGCTTAGCTACAAGGCGGAAGCCGAAGGCGTTACGATCGAAGACGTGATCGATCAATTGTTGTCGACTATCTCGAAGTCGGTTTCCTGA
- a CDS encoding response regulator produces MPNSAPPKRCVIADDVRASRETVGKWLRESGFDCRLLENGQLAWEVIKDRSPDLLVTDLEMPELCGFELLEKIRESDDESIRDLPVLIMTSLQDVQTRSVVQQLGGDGLLQKPLDKHATLSVILDLVSAGRSLRERAHPDEDTCVKGRGVISPTLRRLLSTVAKKHP; encoded by the coding sequence ATGCCTAACTCTGCCCCGCCGAAACGATGTGTGATTGCTGACGACGTCCGTGCTTCTCGCGAGACCGTTGGGAAATGGCTACGTGAAAGTGGATTCGATTGCCGATTGCTGGAGAACGGCCAGCTTGCTTGGGAGGTCATTAAGGATCGATCACCGGACCTGCTGGTCACCGACCTTGAAATGCCAGAATTGTGCGGATTTGAATTGCTTGAAAAGATTCGCGAATCCGATGACGAGAGCATCCGTGATTTGCCTGTGTTAATAATGACCAGTCTTCAAGATGTCCAAACGCGGAGCGTCGTGCAGCAGCTAGGCGGCGATGGCTTGCTGCAGAAGCCGCTTGACAAGCATGCGACGCTTTCGGTCATTCTCGACCTCGTATCGGCAGGCCGCAGTCTTCGAGAACGCGCGCATCCCGACGAGGATACTTGCGTCAAAGGCAGGGGAGTAATCTCACCAACTCTCCGCCGCTTACTCAGTACCGTCGCGAAGAAACATCCGTGA
- a CDS encoding ABC transporter ATP-binding protein codes for MIEVRGLHKIYDRHLAVDNVSFQLLPGQICGLVGPNGAGKTSVMRCLAGLIPASDGDMTVAGYDSKNDLIELKRRLAYVPDDPPLFDDLSVGQHLQLIGRLYQVPRYQEKAMQLLDAFQLSEKFDAGATTLSRGMRQKLAVCCAYLFNPEVLLLDEPMTGLDPPGIRELLSSVRSRAEAGATVMISSHLLPMIEGICTHYLVMKHGELKFFGTATQLQQRYTGTRSLEEAYFAAIDETNDEPNQHGCEHGYESSTLEVVA; via the coding sequence ATGATTGAAGTTCGCGGCTTACATAAAATCTATGACCGTCATCTAGCGGTCGATAACGTCTCCTTTCAGCTCCTGCCAGGACAAATCTGTGGTCTTGTCGGCCCGAACGGGGCCGGAAAAACCTCCGTCATGCGATGTTTGGCTGGACTGATCCCCGCCTCCGATGGTGACATGACCGTCGCTGGCTATGACAGCAAAAACGACCTGATTGAACTGAAACGACGCTTAGCCTACGTCCCGGATGACCCACCGCTCTTCGATGATTTGTCCGTTGGCCAGCATTTGCAATTGATCGGACGCCTCTACCAAGTCCCTCGCTATCAGGAAAAGGCGATGCAATTACTGGATGCCTTTCAATTGAGCGAAAAGTTTGATGCGGGTGCAACCACCTTGTCTCGCGGCATGCGGCAAAAACTAGCGGTCTGCTGTGCCTATCTGTTTAACCCTGAGGTGCTGTTGCTTGATGAGCCGATGACCGGACTCGATCCACCTGGGATTCGAGAACTCTTGTCATCGGTGCGAAGCCGAGCCGAAGCAGGAGCGACCGTGATGATCAGCAGTCATTTGTTGCCGATGATTGAAGGGATCTGCACCCACTATCTAGTCATGAAACATGGCGAACTCAAGTTTTTCGGCACGGCAACTCAGTTGCAACAACGCTACACGGGAACCCGATCACTCGAAGAAGCCTACTTTGCCGCCATTGATGAAACAAACGACGAACCGAACCAACACGGCTGCGAACATGGCTACGAATCGTCAACGCTGGAAGTGGTTGCATGA
- a CDS encoding BatA domain-containing protein codes for MSLLAPFYFAGALAIGLPILFHLIRRRPRGEIHFSSLMFLRPTPPRLTRRSRLDNWPLLLIRALALMLLAAAFARPFLRSTSQTDSDLPRRRMVIAVDTSASMQRAGLWEQAKAKVDEILSDLRPGDEIALVAFDNEPTTLLRFDQASGISPTQVRSSVNTLLADTTPSWAGTDLGRAIGYAADLAVTYEPESSVSLSENPQDASAADASRHRGPTQLILVTDMQAGSKVESLQVYSWPDRLSLDIRQVSSNRRNNAAAQVLRVRDNESDEKNRVRVRVYNSGDADQSSYRISWIDADGKPIEATGLPIQVPPGQSRVVQMPAPYPGVTALTLEGDDHDFDNTWYVVSPQPESLTLLNLGAESADSQVPDPRSSLLYYLQRVPLSTNQRTVTTQTMSPDQLTEVPDPKNVPLVVVTDPCSTNTAGLLRKYVVAGGQLLYVLADQRRMEGSVDSLRTLTDVSELKISEAVVDDYVMLSRIDFRHPLFARMSDPQFNDFTKIRFWSHRTLSDYPESWHVLARFDDGDPALVEQIIGAGKMWVLAAGWQPEASQLALSSKFIPLIFSLFDPSTGTHVDGNQFSVGDRVPLAPSPTAHITLPSGEEISYQSPDDFQSLDWPGVYSITGAESSRSIVVNLDSDESRTEAMGADELERYGIRLGSTLSTAAELSNRNRLRDSELESKQRLWQWLLVAALVMLGLETLLGGMLSKSQPTKTEATPV; via the coding sequence ATGAGCCTACTAGCACCGTTTTACTTCGCGGGGGCTTTGGCGATTGGCTTGCCGATCTTGTTTCACTTGATTCGTCGTCGACCGCGTGGCGAGATCCACTTTAGCTCGTTGATGTTCTTGCGGCCGACCCCGCCTCGGTTGACGCGGCGGAGCCGGTTGGACAATTGGCCGCTGCTCTTGATTCGCGCGTTGGCTTTGATGTTGTTGGCTGCAGCGTTTGCCAGGCCCTTCTTGCGCAGTACCAGCCAAACGGATTCGGATCTACCAAGGCGTCGGATGGTGATCGCGGTCGACACCAGCGCCAGTATGCAGCGCGCTGGTCTTTGGGAACAGGCCAAGGCGAAGGTCGATGAGATTCTGTCGGACCTTCGTCCTGGTGATGAAATTGCTTTGGTGGCATTTGACAACGAACCAACGACGTTGTTGCGATTCGATCAAGCAAGTGGCATTTCTCCTACCCAGGTGAGATCGTCGGTCAATACACTGCTCGCGGACACGACTCCCTCCTGGGCTGGAACGGACCTGGGACGGGCGATCGGTTATGCGGCCGATTTGGCGGTGACCTACGAACCGGAAAGCAGCGTGTCGCTGAGCGAAAATCCACAGGATGCTTCGGCAGCCGACGCGTCACGTCATCGTGGACCAACGCAATTGATTCTCGTCACCGACATGCAGGCCGGTAGCAAGGTGGAAAGCTTGCAGGTCTACAGTTGGCCGGATCGGCTTAGCCTTGACATTCGGCAAGTCAGCAGCAATCGAAGAAACAATGCAGCGGCGCAGGTGCTGCGAGTTCGAGACAATGAATCGGATGAAAAGAACCGCGTTCGCGTTCGCGTGTACAATTCGGGCGACGCCGATCAATCGTCTTATCGAATAAGCTGGATCGATGCTGATGGTAAACCGATCGAAGCTACGGGATTGCCGATCCAAGTTCCACCGGGACAGTCGCGAGTGGTGCAGATGCCAGCGCCCTATCCTGGGGTCACGGCATTGACCCTAGAAGGCGATGACCACGACTTCGATAACACCTGGTACGTCGTCAGCCCGCAACCGGAGTCGCTGACTCTGCTGAATCTAGGGGCCGAGTCTGCTGATTCACAGGTCCCCGATCCACGCAGCAGCTTGCTGTATTATTTGCAGCGAGTTCCACTGAGCACGAACCAAAGGACCGTGACAACCCAAACGATGTCGCCCGACCAATTGACGGAGGTCCCCGACCCGAAGAACGTGCCGCTTGTCGTCGTGACCGATCCTTGCTCCACCAACACCGCCGGACTGCTTCGAAAGTATGTCGTCGCAGGAGGGCAACTGTTGTATGTGCTCGCCGATCAACGCAGGATGGAAGGCTCGGTGGACTCACTACGTACGCTCACGGACGTTTCGGAGTTGAAGATAAGTGAAGCAGTCGTTGACGATTACGTGATGCTCTCGCGGATTGACTTCCGCCATCCCCTGTTTGCGAGAATGTCGGATCCGCAGTTCAACGACTTCACCAAGATTCGTTTTTGGTCTCATCGAACACTTTCGGATTATCCTGAATCGTGGCATGTGCTTGCTCGATTCGACGATGGAGACCCCGCATTGGTGGAGCAGATCATTGGTGCGGGCAAAATGTGGGTATTGGCGGCAGGTTGGCAACCCGAGGCGAGCCAACTGGCGTTGTCGTCCAAATTTATCCCGCTGATCTTTAGCCTGTTTGATCCCAGCACGGGGACGCATGTCGACGGCAACCAGTTTTCGGTTGGAGACAGGGTTCCGTTGGCCCCGTCGCCGACGGCTCACATCACGTTGCCTAGCGGCGAAGAAATATCGTATCAAAGTCCTGATGATTTCCAGTCACTCGATTGGCCCGGGGTTTACTCGATCACGGGCGCTGAATCTTCGAGAAGCATCGTGGTCAATTTAGACAGCGATGAAAGCCGTACCGAGGCGATGGGAGCGGATGAGCTTGAGCGTTATGGTATCCGTTTGGGTTCGACGCTTTCCACCGCTGCAGAGTTAAGTAACCGGAACCGGCTCCGCGACAGTGAACTGGAGAGCAAGCAGCGGCTGTGGCAATGGCTGCTGGTGGCTGCGTTGGTGATGCTGGGGCTGGAGACGTTGCTTGGCGGTATGCTCAGCAAATCGCAACCGACGAAAACGGAGGCAACGCCGGTATGA
- a CDS encoding DUF58 domain-containing protein, which yields MVAAQVDPLAVMRIKNLQLRAKAVVEGFYNGLHRSPSHGFSVEFSEYRPYTVGDDLRGLDWKLFARSDRYYIKKFEDETNRRCYLVLDQSQSMGFGSLDYSKIEYARTMVATLAYYLTQQRDSVGLMTFDETIGDYISARNRPGHLRQILVALSREVGGSGTDIDAPLQQIASLIRRRGLVILISDLLAPVESLQTNLAYLRSRGHEVMLLRIIDPAETQLQIQSPSMVVDMESGKEIYIDPESARRDYVNRFEEHGRQLQAICESLGVDFFPILTDQPIEQVLFHLVNSQQRRSARTARSGMLANANGSGASPSGGAR from the coding sequence ATGGTCGCTGCCCAGGTCGATCCGCTGGCTGTGATGCGGATCAAAAATTTGCAATTGCGCGCCAAGGCGGTTGTGGAGGGGTTCTATAACGGGCTGCACCGTAGTCCCTCTCACGGCTTTTCGGTCGAATTCAGCGAGTATCGCCCTTACACCGTTGGCGACGACCTCCGCGGGCTCGATTGGAAACTTTTTGCCCGCAGTGATCGATACTATATCAAGAAGTTCGAAGACGAAACGAATCGTCGTTGCTATTTGGTGTTGGACCAGAGTCAATCGATGGGATTCGGATCGCTCGATTATTCAAAGATCGAATACGCGCGAACCATGGTCGCAACACTCGCCTACTACTTAACGCAGCAGCGAGACAGTGTTGGATTGATGACGTTTGATGAAACGATTGGAGACTACATTAGCGCTCGAAATCGTCCCGGTCATTTACGTCAAATATTGGTTGCGCTCTCACGTGAAGTCGGTGGCAGCGGAACGGACATCGATGCTCCTTTGCAGCAGATCGCATCGTTGATTCGCCGTCGTGGTCTCGTGATCCTAATTTCCGATTTACTCGCCCCTGTGGAATCATTGCAAACCAATCTTGCCTATCTGAGGTCTCGCGGGCACGAGGTGATGCTGTTGCGGATAATTGATCCGGCCGAAACACAATTGCAGATCCAATCACCGAGCATGGTTGTCGACATGGAATCGGGCAAAGAGATCTACATTGATCCGGAATCGGCGCGACGTGATTACGTGAACCGATTTGAAGAACACGGGCGACAGCTCCAAGCGATCTGTGAATCACTGGGCGTTGATTTCTTTCCAATCCTCACGGACCAGCCAATCGAACAGGTACTGTTTCATTTGGTCAATTCGCAACAGCGCCGCAGCGCACGCACGGCTCGTAGCGGGATGCTCGCCAATGCCAATGGGTCCGGTGCCAGTCCGTCGGGAGGTGCCAGATGA
- a CDS encoding peptidase MA family metallohydrolase has protein sequence MPNFICKNTQSSLRVFIVIIGTIIGSLSAGLSAVHAADIAEAERHYFAGQYEAAELIAAAEVERGVWNERWPRLLIQCQLTTGKYAEALETYNAAIERFPTSLTLRMQGLEVLRQNNQLDLAADSNARILQLLQAAPTRFASHDNIIATGRYFAERGNDARQILKLFYDRVRDADPTFIEVYIATAELALQKSDFKVAAETLQQAQRVGTSDPRVAYLLARAWEPSDSEKAAEAISVALEQNPNHIPSLLFIAEHAIDREQYDLAESTVQEVLAINRYQQEALALLAVLAHLRGKYDIESLMRASALRTWKRNPQVDHLIGRKLSQKYRFEEGANYQRRALEFDPNYSPARFQLAQDLLRLGHDDDGWEMAHQVAEEDEYNVVAHNLITLHDRLKNFRIMEAGDIHVRMDPHEAEIYGDSVLELLTEAQAVLCKKYDIEPTAPIVVEIFPEQKDFAIRTFGLPGGSGYLGVCFGRVITANSPASQGPRPSNWQSVLWHEFCHVVTLEKTKNRMPRWLSEGISVYEERQRDPSWGESMTPQYRAMLMDKNLTPVSQLSAAFLSPPSPIHLQFAYFESSLVIEFLVERHGQDALKQILSDLGDGLMINDALVRSVGSMDRLDSEFADYARQRAEAFAPEVDWSKEGLPETGSVDELQAWAEQHQDNYWALRGIAEACIVSEQYEQARTPLERLRDLGAVTAERGGPLEMLARVYRELGQSEEEHTTLEKIVELSSDALPALRRLMEMAAEQENWTQVANYAQQVLSINPLMPTGHEQMAMAAEYLDRPADTVRSLRALGSMVPVDPAAVDYRLARAFAAMDQTDRAKHHVLRAIEEAPRYRDAYRLLLQLTEKPSQPANSQPANSQPANSQPANHDELPAADPVKESL, from the coding sequence ATGCCTAATTTTATTTGCAAAAATACACAGTCTTCGCTACGAGTTTTCATCGTGATCATCGGGACGATCATCGGCTCACTGTCGGCGGGACTCTCGGCAGTCCATGCCGCCGACATTGCGGAAGCCGAGCGACACTACTTTGCTGGTCAATACGAGGCTGCGGAATTGATTGCGGCTGCGGAAGTCGAACGTGGGGTATGGAATGAGCGGTGGCCGCGATTGCTTATCCAATGCCAGCTGACGACGGGGAAATATGCAGAGGCGTTAGAGACATACAATGCTGCCATCGAGCGTTTTCCGACCAGTTTAACGTTGCGAATGCAGGGTTTAGAGGTTTTGCGGCAAAACAATCAACTGGACCTCGCAGCGGATTCGAACGCGCGGATCCTACAGCTCCTGCAAGCGGCGCCCACGCGTTTCGCTAGCCACGACAACATCATTGCCACGGGCCGCTATTTTGCCGAGCGTGGCAATGATGCACGCCAAATCTTGAAACTGTTTTATGATCGCGTCCGGGATGCTGATCCGACGTTCATTGAAGTGTACATTGCCACCGCCGAGTTGGCATTGCAGAAGAGCGATTTCAAAGTTGCAGCCGAAACGCTGCAGCAAGCCCAGCGAGTAGGGACGAGCGATCCTCGCGTCGCCTACTTGCTGGCGAGAGCCTGGGAACCGAGCGATTCAGAAAAGGCAGCCGAAGCGATCTCGGTGGCGCTTGAGCAAAACCCGAATCATATTCCTAGCTTGCTGTTTATTGCCGAGCATGCAATCGACCGGGAACAGTACGATTTGGCGGAGTCGACGGTCCAGGAAGTGCTGGCAATCAATCGGTATCAGCAAGAGGCGTTGGCGCTATTGGCGGTGTTAGCTCATTTACGCGGCAAATACGACATTGAATCTTTGATGCGAGCCTCGGCCCTTCGCACGTGGAAACGCAACCCGCAAGTGGATCACTTGATTGGCCGGAAATTGTCGCAAAAGTACCGATTTGAAGAGGGGGCAAACTACCAACGCCGGGCTCTGGAGTTCGACCCTAACTACAGCCCCGCTCGATTCCAATTGGCTCAAGATTTATTGCGGCTAGGCCACGATGACGACGGTTGGGAAATGGCCCATCAAGTCGCCGAAGAAGACGAGTACAATGTCGTTGCCCACAACCTAATCACGCTCCATGATCGGCTCAAGAACTTCCGTATCATGGAAGCGGGCGACATCCACGTGCGGATGGATCCTCACGAGGCCGAGATTTACGGTGACTCGGTGCTAGAGTTATTGACCGAGGCGCAAGCGGTGTTGTGTAAGAAGTACGATATCGAACCGACGGCGCCGATTGTTGTCGAGATCTTCCCTGAGCAGAAAGACTTTGCGATCCGAACCTTCGGATTGCCTGGAGGTTCGGGCTACCTGGGGGTCTGTTTCGGTCGTGTGATCACTGCCAATAGCCCGGCATCTCAGGGGCCGCGACCGAGCAATTGGCAAAGTGTGTTGTGGCATGAATTTTGTCATGTGGTGACACTCGAAAAGACCAAGAATCGGATGCCTCGTTGGCTCAGCGAGGGGATTTCCGTTTACGAAGAGCGGCAGCGTGATCCTTCCTGGGGCGAGTCGATGACACCCCAATACCGCGCAATGTTGATGGACAAAAACCTGACACCGGTTAGTCAGTTGAGCGCCGCATTTCTTAGTCCCCCCTCGCCCATTCATCTCCAGTTTGCCTACTTTGAATCATCACTGGTCATCGAGTTCTTGGTCGAACGGCACGGGCAGGATGCCTTGAAACAGATCCTGAGTGATCTGGGAGACGGATTGATGATCAACGACGCATTGGTTCGTTCGGTTGGATCGATGGATCGACTCGATAGCGAATTCGCGGACTATGCGCGCCAGCGGGCTGAGGCGTTTGCCCCCGAGGTGGATTGGTCGAAGGAAGGTCTCCCCGAAACAGGGTCGGTCGACGAGCTACAAGCATGGGCCGAGCAGCATCAAGACAACTATTGGGCTCTGCGGGGGATTGCGGAAGCATGCATTGTGAGCGAGCAATATGAACAAGCGCGGACGCCGCTGGAGCGTCTGCGGGACCTTGGTGCGGTGACGGCCGAGCGTGGCGGACCCCTGGAAATGCTGGCCCGAGTTTACCGGGAACTGGGCCAGTCCGAGGAGGAGCATACGACGCTGGAGAAAATTGTTGAACTTTCTAGCGATGCTTTACCGGCGTTGCGGCGTTTAATGGAGATGGCCGCCGAACAAGAAAACTGGACTCAAGTGGCGAATTACGCCCAGCAAGTCCTGTCGATCAATCCGCTAATGCCGACCGGTCATGAACAGATGGCCATGGCGGCCGAGTACCTCGATCGACCAGCAGACACCGTGCGGTCGCTCCGCGCGCTCGGCAGCATGGTCCCGGTTGATCCCGCTGCGGTCGACTATCGGCTGGCTCGAGCGTTTGCGGCCATGGACCAAACGGACCGAGCGAAACATCATGTGTTGCGAGCGATCGAAGAGGCTCCCCGCTATCGTGACGCCTATCGCTTGCTGTTGCAATTGACCGAGAAACCTTCACAGCCGGCCAATTCACAGCCGGCCAATTCACAGCCGGCCAATTCACAGCCGGCCAATCACGACGAATTACCCGCAGCCGACCCGGTCAAGGAGAGCCTATGA
- a CDS encoding SDR family oxidoreductase, whose protein sequence is MTFDAKNKIVLVTGANRGIGKAILEEALQRGASKVYAAVRNVESAKPLVAEHGERVVPVRLDLDDPATIAAAAETATDVHVVVNNAGVLKQSTALDPEAIDDLQFEINANVFGLMRVAQAFAPVLKANGGGVLVQLNSVVSVKTFANMATYCASKAASYAITQGLRDSLREQGTQVVSVHPGPIQTDMGSAAGFADIAVSPSIVATAIFDAIAEGSFHVWPDPMAEQVGAAYQSFAGNVIEGEKKENAE, encoded by the coding sequence ATGACATTTGATGCAAAGAACAAGATCGTTTTAGTAACCGGCGCGAATCGTGGTATTGGCAAGGCGATTTTGGAAGAGGCGTTGCAACGTGGCGCGTCGAAGGTGTACGCGGCGGTGCGAAACGTTGAATCAGCGAAACCGCTGGTGGCTGAGCACGGTGAACGCGTCGTTCCCGTTCGCCTCGACTTGGACGACCCCGCTACGATTGCGGCAGCAGCAGAGACGGCGACCGATGTCCATGTCGTCGTCAACAACGCTGGCGTGCTGAAGCAGAGCACGGCTTTGGATCCTGAAGCAATCGATGACTTGCAGTTTGAAATCAACGCGAACGTATTCGGCTTGATGCGAGTCGCGCAGGCTTTCGCTCCGGTACTGAAAGCCAACGGCGGAGGTGTTCTCGTTCAACTCAATAGCGTTGTGTCGGTCAAGACGTTTGCGAATATGGCGACGTATTGCGCATCCAAAGCAGCAAGCTATGCAATCACGCAAGGTTTGCGTGACTCACTGCGAGAACAGGGCACGCAAGTTGTCAGCGTCCACCCTGGGCCGATTCAAACCGACATGGGATCCGCAGCCGGCTTCGCAGATATTGCGGTTTCACCTTCGATCGTTGCAACCGCCATCTTCGACGCCATCGCGGAAGGTTCGTTCCATGTTTGGCCCGATCCAATGGCCGAGCAGGTAGGCGCAGCGTATCAAAGCTTCGCCGGAAATGTCATCGAAGGTGAAAAGAAGGAAAACGCCGAGTAA
- a CDS encoding phosphatase PAP2 family protein codes for MNTASKCSLRHWHRKLRHFFRGREPTVLLVFLVVVLAAWGFIELTDEVLEGSTDSFDRWAVRSLRDANDPANPLGPSWLEEAGRDVTALGGVAVLLIAIASAAGFLAIIRAYRTMIMLLVSTLSGMGASLLMKSLFARPRPDFVPHLSHVYTSSFPSGHSMMAAVVYLTLATLIATVLRHYWLRFYVIAVAVGLTMLVGISRVYLGVHYPTDVLAGWSAGLVWALACWLIIRGTKPRPERKSPWITDVSSRRY; via the coding sequence ATGAATACTGCAAGTAAATGTTCCCTACGGCATTGGCATCGTAAGCTAAGGCATTTTTTCCGTGGTCGTGAGCCAACGGTGCTGTTGGTTTTTCTCGTCGTCGTACTGGCGGCTTGGGGGTTTATCGAGTTAACGGATGAAGTACTAGAGGGAAGTACTGATTCATTTGATCGGTGGGCCGTACGGAGTTTGCGGGATGCAAACGATCCGGCAAATCCGCTTGGGCCATCTTGGTTGGAGGAGGCTGGTCGCGACGTGACAGCCCTTGGCGGCGTAGCGGTCCTGTTGATTGCGATTGCATCAGCTGCCGGATTTTTGGCTATCATTCGGGCGTATCGAACAATGATCATGCTATTGGTCTCCACGCTCAGCGGCATGGGAGCGAGTTTGTTGATGAAGTCGCTGTTCGCACGACCCCGCCCCGATTTCGTGCCGCATCTTTCGCACGTTTACACCAGCAGTTTTCCGAGTGGACACTCGATGATGGCGGCAGTCGTCTATTTGACGTTGGCGACGTTGATCGCTACGGTGCTACGTCATTATTGGCTCCGGTTCTACGTCATTGCGGTCGCAGTTGGATTGACGATGTTGGTCGGAATAAGCCGCGTCTACCTGGGTGTTCATTATCCGACCGATGTGTTGGCTGGTTGGTCAGCCGGCTTGGTGTGGGCGCTTGCGTGTTGGTTGATCATACGGGGAACCAAGCCGCGACCAGAGCGAAAGTCGCCATGGATCACGGATGTTTCTTCGCGACGGTACTGA
- a CDS encoding DUF4159 domain-containing protein: MIERFVPRTFVPRKGVFGLSMIAVLLGGVAAAQRGWFQDEISSGRNGVPDWEIDEDFRGDVFTFARIRYESYGGWGRRSRGGWRTDYPDSDLNFSLRLQQLTTLKVNPEPVILELTDDELFDYPFIYIIEPGALVFNEAEVEALRRYCLNGGFLMVDDFWGDSQYENLRLELQRVFPDRRPQEVPLSHEIFHCVYDLKEKPQIPAINGVRRDYDGSMITYERADDGSDTSTPHYRAIYDDADRIMVFICHNTDLGDGWEREGEAQWYFEEFSVKKAYPMGINIVTYAMTH; the protein is encoded by the coding sequence ATGATTGAGCGATTTGTGCCCCGGACATTTGTGCCTCGGAAAGGAGTGTTCGGTTTGTCCATGATCGCCGTCTTGCTCGGTGGTGTTGCTGCCGCTCAGCGAGGTTGGTTTCAGGACGAAATCTCGAGCGGCCGTAACGGCGTCCCCGATTGGGAGATTGACGAAGATTTTAGAGGGGACGTCTTCACGTTTGCTCGCATCCGGTACGAATCCTATGGCGGTTGGGGACGACGAAGCCGTGGCGGTTGGCGCACCGATTACCCCGACAGCGACTTGAACTTTTCACTTCGTTTGCAGCAACTGACGACGCTGAAGGTTAATCCAGAACCTGTTATCTTGGAACTAACGGACGACGAACTGTTCGACTATCCGTTCATCTATATCATCGAACCCGGCGCCTTGGTGTTTAACGAAGCGGAAGTCGAAGCGCTACGTCGTTACTGCCTCAACGGCGGGTTCTTGATGGTGGACGATTTTTGGGGGGACTCGCAGTACGAGAATCTGCGGTTGGAATTACAGCGGGTCTTTCCCGATCGCAGGCCCCAGGAGGTGCCGCTGTCGCACGAGATTTTCCACTGCGTCTATGATTTGAAAGAGAAGCCTCAGATACCCGCGATCAACGGTGTTCGCCGCGACTATGATGGAAGTATGATTACTTATGAACGGGCCGATGATGGCAGTGATACGTCAACACCTCACTACAGGGCCATCTACGATGACGCCGACCGAATCATGGTTTTCATCTGTCACAACACCGATCTTGGTGACGGCTGGGAACGTGAAGGCGAAGCCCAATGGTACTTCGAGGAATTCTCGGTCAAGAAAGCTTATCCGATGGGAATCAACATCGTGACCTATGCCATGACTCATTGA